The Fodinibius saliphilus genome segment GGAGGGCCCTGTGAAAGCCGTTGTCGAATGCACGAGCAATTGGTATTGGATGCCGGCAGGTAATCCGAGCATGATCACCGAAACCGGTTGCCAGTTACAGGTTGGAAAAATTAGGATTTATGAAATATCCGATAAAAGCATGCTGGGTGAGGACTATCTACTTGATATTTTCCTTTTTGAAGGGGTTATAGGGCTACAATTGGTTAACAGCAATTCTGATCTTGTTGAACAGGTGGGCAAGCTTTTGAGCCAAAACTACAAAATACACAGCAATCATCTTCTTTCGGTTTCAAAGTGGTATTACAGTTTTCACATTCATAGAAGTATTGGCAAGCTCCGGTGGGCATTTCTTCTTCTTTTTGATGTCCACACTCAGGACAAGTGATTACTGATTTCGTAGCTATTTCCATTTTATGAATTGACTAAATCTTGTGCTAAAATTTTATGATTTCTTTGCTGTTTATTTTACCCAAATAAATGGGTAGCTCTATAACCTATGATTATCGCAACTAGGCGATTGTATAATAATGTTATTATTCAACGATCGTAAGTTGTATAAAAGGCTGCTAAGGGCAAAATCGAATATTATAGGGGAATGTAATGGTGCAGCTATGTGCTATAACATGTTGACATAACATGACGGCCTGACCATGATGCAACTTATTTAAAATGGACGTTTTTTGTCGTGAAATTTACCATTATGGGAAATCGTTGAATTAGCGGAAATTAGTAGCTGTAACAGCATAAAATAGAACCCCCACAGATTTAGCTATTTGATTAAGTAGATATTCTACTCCCACCACAGTTCTATTCCGTTAATTTCAATGGCGGGGGAGGCATTTTTCTTACAGGAATGGAAAAAAATTCCAGCAAAGGGGCTAAGAGCCGCTGAGAATAGAATGAATGCGTTTTATAAGCATGCTTTAAGAAGGTTGGCACAATAATTTCATGCTATAATATCTCTGGTTAGTGATCTAAGATTTAATTTAAGAAGGCATTGACCAGAGTCGATAATAAGTATAGGCAGTTAAAGTAAAATACTTGTGCTCACAAAAAGATTGGAGGTTCATGTGAGCGGCAGTAACGGCTTCGGGGAACGCGGTTCCTTAACTAGCCGGTAGAAAAAGAAAAAGCCCCTAACTCAAAAGAGCTAGAGGCTTTAAAAGAGCGATCCGGACGAGATTCGAACTCGCGACCTCCTGCGTGACAGGCAGGCGTTCTAACCAGCTGAACTACCGGACCAAACGAGAGCCCAAATATAAGAACCTTAAGCACCATATGTCAAGTAATATTTGACCTTTTTTGAAATTTTGGTCGACTACAGTAATATGGTTACAATGAAAGCTCAATTTAAAGAAATGGTATTATGTATCAGCCCAAATTTGTAGAAGTTTCCCATGATATAAGTGTTGAGGTAAAACCGGTATATTTAGAAGAAGAATCTAATCCTATAGCGCATAAGCACGTCTTTGCGTACTTTATCAAGATAAAAAATATGGGTGATGAACCGGTACAGCTTGTGAGTAGATACTGGGAAATTGAAGATTCACAAGGTAAAGACCATGAGATTACTGGTGACGGGGTTATTGGGGTACAACCGATCATTCAGCCTAATGATTCTCACAGTTATAATAGTTTCTGTGTGCTAAAATCTTTTGAAGGAAGTATGCAGGGACATTACACCATGAAGCGAGAAGATGGTGAAACGATTGAAGTGCGTATTCCAAAGTTTTTATTAGTTTCTCATTTGTTGAACTAAAAAAAAGAGAGCCGCAAGTATCAGTTGCGGCCCTCTGTCGGGATGGTGATGGGATGTATTTAGGGATACATCACATTATTGATTCAAAGCCTTTTCTATCGCATTTGTAAGTTTCTTGCTTTGAGGTTCAACATCGCTTCTGAATCGGTGTAATAAGGTTCCTTCTTTACTGATTAAAAACTTTTCAAAGTTCCATTTGATTTCACCGGTAAAGTCTGGGTTCTCTGCGGAGGTTAGGTGATCAAATAATGGGTGCTGATCGTTACCTTTTACCGATACTTTAGAAAACATCGGGAAACTTACCCCATAGTTCACCTTACAAAACTTTTTAATCTGCTTATCCGTTCCGGGTTCCTGTCCGCCAAAATTATTTGCAGGAAATCCTAATACATTAAAGCCTTTCTTACTATATTTTTCATGTAATTTTTGGAGCCCTTCATATTGAGGGGTATAACCACATTCCGATGCGGTATTAACGACAAGGAGAACCTCTCCCTTAAATTCGTTTAAAGATGTTTCTTTTCCATTAATGTTTGTAGGTTTGAAGTCATAAATATTGTCTACTGTAACATGTGTTGTTAAAGACATCGCTGAAATTATTAATAAGTAGAAGAATGTTTTCATTTATAGAGAACTGTCTTAAAAGTTTACATATATGAAATGTGATAATACGCTTAAGCATTCCAGTAAATTAAAGTTATTTTTACGCTTTTTACCAACAATTATTGCTGTAATATTATTGTCGGTAATGGTGCCCGCAGAAAGTATGGGACAAATGTTTTCAGTAGGTGAAAAGGAGCCCCAATTCAATTCCCCCAACACAAATTTCTTTTTAGGGGTAGAAGCAATGGATGTGAGTTATCAGGGGCTGCGTTCTATTGATAATAGTGCTGGTCAGTTTGAGTTTGCAGGGCCGATTATTAAAGTGGGGTATAGAAATCAATTTGTGAATCTACACTTGAGCACGGGGGGCCCGGTATCGGGAATTGAATATGTCGGTTATTTCGAGGTAGGGGGGGCGTTAAATGTGCTCATAGATCTATATCAGTCAGAAACTATTTCTTTATTTTTACCCATCCATATTTCATCACGCTTGGTAAATATGACTAACAGCAAGAACTTTTATCCTCGCTTTAATAATTTCCGATTTGGGAATTTATCCGGGGGGCTGGGGCCTAAAGTATTGATCCGCCCGGCAGAGAAGATCCGTATTGATGTGAGAGGTATTCCAACCTATGGTTTCGCCTTTGCTTCAAGGGGGTCGCAAGGGGGCTCTTTTGGATCTGTTGATCTACAAGGCCGCCTTTATTTTGATCGCTTGTTTGGAGATGTTGGTTTGAGTGTGGGGTATCAGTATGACTTGAGAAACTATGATATTGATGAAGATGTATATGATTATAAAATAAAAGGTCATATTTTTGAGCTAGGTATCACTTTTTAGAAAAGGTCTTATGAAAACAGAAAATTTACTTTTAGAACTTGAAGAACTGGTAAAACAGGCCGGCTATACCATTCGTAAAGAAAAAGGTACCTTTAGGGGTGACTCCTGTGTAATGGAAGGAGAGATGTTAGTGGTATTAAATAAGAAGAAACCTCCTCAGCAACAGGTAGGTCTGTTGGCACGTGTTCTTAAAGATAAAAATCTGCAGGACATTTATATCAAACCAGTAGTGCGTAAACAACTGGAAGAGCTGTGGGAACGGTTTGAGGAGTTTAAAGACAGTGAAATCGAGGAACTGGATATCGAGCTGTAATAATGGAATTTACTTTTTTGGGTACGGGAACATCAATGGGGGTACCTATTGCCGGTGGATTTGGCAAGGAGCAGCTTGATGGGGATCCCCGAAATATAAGGTGGCGTTGTTCGGCATGGGTAGAAACCCCCAAAGCCTCTATCGTTATTGATACCGGTCCGGAGTTTCGGTTGCAAACTATAAGGTCGGGTTTGTCACAAGTAGATTTGGTTCTGATCACCCATGAGCATATGGACCATATTGCCGGTTTGGATGACCTGCGTCCCTTTTGCTATAAGCAAGAACAAAAAATCCCGGTTTACAGTAGTGCTTCCTGTTTAAAAGCTATTCGCAGCCGATTTGACTATATGTTTGGTCCTGACAGGTACCCGGGGGCAACTGATATTGAACTGAAGGAAATTAAAGCGCCCATTTCATTTCGTGACGTCAATATTACGCCCTTGCCGGCCATTCATGGAAACGTTAATGTACTGGGCTACCGGCTTAATGATATTTCTTACCTGACCGATGTGAAAGAGATTCCCGAAGAAACGAAAAGCCTGGTCCGGGGCTCAGAGGTAATGGTACTTAGCGGATTACGCTGGAAGCCAGAGCACCCTACCCATATGACTATTCCCGAAGCGGTGGCGATGGCAAATAAACTGGAGATTCCACAAACCTATCTTATTCATATGAATTCTTATGTGAATCACCAGGAGACAAATAAACGATTGCCGGATCATGTAAAGCTGGCCTATGATCAGCTCACAATAGAGATATAGGATTTAATAAAGCTACAGATAGATAGAAAAGCCCCGTAAGACCGTTTCTACTGCTTCTGTATGGCTGGGATCCTATATTCTGCCGTTAAACAAACTTCTTGAGATGGTCCTTTTCACGCATGTAATTAACAACATCTTTAATTCCTTGGGAGTCGTCAAGATTGCACACCATAATTGCAGTATCAGTTTCTACTACCGCAAGATTCTCAACTCCAATAAGGGCAATCATTTTGCCGCTGGAACTTTGGATGAAATTGTTTTTAGCGTGTGCTAATGTCGCATGCTCACTTTCGATAACATTTCCGTCTTTGTCTTTAGGACGAAGGTCATAGACCGCTCGCCAGCTTCCCACATCATTCCAGCCAAATGAGCCGGGTACTACAAATACGGAATCAGATTGTTCCATAATCCCGTAATCAATAGAGATAGAGGGACATGCGTGGTAAAACGCATCAATGGAATCTTTTTGCTTTTTTTCATTTAAAGAAGATTGAAGCTTGTTAATCTCTTCGGCGATATCAGGGAGGTGTTGTGCAAATTCATTAAGAATAGTATTAGCCTGCCAAACAAACATACCGCTATTCCATAAGAAGTTTCCTGCATTGATAAACGTTTCAGCAGTTTCTCGGTCTGGCTTCTCTCGAAACTGCTTTACCCGCTTTACGTTATGGTTTTTGAAAGTATCAGAGTGTTGCTCATCAAACTCAATATACCCATAACCGGTTTCAGGTCTGTCTGGTTTAATACCGATAGTAACTAATGAATTATCGCTGGAAGCTTTGGATTCGGCAGATTCCAGGATAGATAAAAAGGTCTCAGTATCACTGATAAGGTGATCGGCAGGCAGTACAACCATTGTAGCGTCTGGGTCACGATCATGAATCAAAGTTGCTGCTGCAGCAACACATGGAGCAGTATTTCTGCCTACTGGTTCCCCCACAATATTTTGGGTGGGGACGTTGGGTAACTGCTCTTGTACCAGGTCTACATACTTATCATTTGTTATAATCCAGACCCGTTCTGCCGGTACCAATGATTCAATACGATCTACCGTAGATTGCAACATCGTACGGTCGCCGAAAATATTTAAAAACTGTTTAGGATGGTCTTCAGTACTTCGAGGCCAAAAGCGGGTGCCGGAACCTCCGGCCATTACAACAGCATGGAGCATGTCTCTTCGATTTTTTAAAGTGATTTTTGACATCCAAAAGTAGGGATAATTTGGACAAGAAAGAAAAGCGAACACTCGATAATTAGCCTCAAGTTATAGGCGAAGTACGATCGAGATAGTCATGACAGATTACATCAACAAGTTTTTGTGCAGAATTAGCATAGCTGGTATTGGGATAGTATTCTATAATCTTTTCTGCCATATAAATAGCCGCAATATACTGTTCTTCTTCGGCAAGAGAATGTGCCAGCTTAAGGGTGGCATCGTCTCTGTTTGCCGCAGCTGCAGTAACTAGACCGGTAACTAAAAATATGGTTTCACTATTCACATCTTTCATTATAATACTATTCTGGGGGAGTAGCTTCAGCAGGGGGCGTATCTACTTTTGTGAGCGTAAAACTAAAAGTAGAACCTACATTTGGCGTGCTTTCGATGAAAAATTCTTCTCCATGTGCCTCCATAATATGTTTAACAATAGCCAGTCCCAAACCGGTTCCTCCTTTTTCACGAGAGCGAGATTTGTCAACCCTAAAGAATCGTTCGGTGACCCTGTCAATATATTGTTGATTTATACCAATACCCGTGTCTTCTACATATATCAATACACGACTGTTGTCTTGTGAATAAGGTTTAACTCCAACAGTTACACTACCCTTAGGTTTATTATATTTAATAGCATTTTCCACCAGGTTTATCAGTACCTGCTTAATTTGATTATGATCGGCAGAAACTAATACGTTTTGGGGAATATCTTCTGCGGTAAGCGAGATTTCTTCCTTGTCTGCTTTGTATTGTAAGCTTTCAACAACATCACGAATAACATCGCCAATGCAGATATCCTGAATCTCCGACTTTAATTCTCCGGTCTCTAACTTTGATATTTCCATGAGATCTTTAGTGAGAAAAGTAAGTCGATTCACATTTCGCATGGCTTTTTTAAGAAACTTTCTGTTTACGTTGTCATCTTCAATAGCCCCGTTCAACAGTGTTTCAATAAAGCCTTGTATTGCAAAAATGGGTGTTTTTAATTCATGTGAGATATCCCCAATAAATTCTTTCCGATAGTTTTCTATTCTATTGAGTCGTTGTATTTCACGTTCTACTGTTTTACTAGCCCTAATGGACTGTTTTATAAGATAGTCAAGTTCATCGTGTCCGCCCGTTCTGAGATCTTCATAATCCCGAAACCGCTTGCGGGCGATATTTCTGTTAATTTCGTTTAGCGTTTCTAAACGTGAAGACTGAAGGTTGTAAATGATTAAATAAGTGGTGATACAGGCTATGATAGCCAGTAAAGTGCCTGAAGCCAATGCGTTTTTCCAATCAAGGTTTAAAAAAGTTAAGCATCCAATGGCAGTGAGAGTACCCAGAATCAGAGCCGAAAATAGTGCGCTCCGAAAGGCGAGGCGAGAGGATTTTTTAAATGGATTCCTTTTCATTCTTTAAAACGATATCCTACACCTTTTACGGTTTCAATATATTTTTTGCCGATCTTCTCTCGTATTTTACGAATATGCACATCTACTGTGCGATCCACAACATATACATTGTTACCCCAAACATGATTAAGCAAGGTCTGCCGGTCCATAACTTTGCCTTTTCGACTGGCCAGATAATAGAGCAATTCAAACTCTTTACGGGGGAGCTGGTATTCGTCATCTCCCTGGCTAACAATATATCGGTCTTTGTCGATAACAATATCATGGACCTCAATTTTATCCGTCATCGTTTCGGTTTTTTCGAAACGCCGTAATACTGCCTTAATACGAGAGATCAGTTTTGTTGTGCTTATCGGTTTGGTAATATAGTCATCCCCGCCTTTATCCAAGCCTTCAACTTCGGTTTTTTCGTCGCCCCGAGCAGTAAGAAAGATAATGGGGATATGGCTTACTTCCTTATCTTCTCGAATTTTTTCTACTACTTCGAGTCCATCCATTTTAGGCATCATGATATCGAGTAGCATAAGGTCGGGGTTATGCTCCCGGGCCATTTCTATTCCTTCGAGCCCATTTTCTGCTTTTAGTACATTGAAGCCCTCTTTTTGTAAATTATATTCTATTAGGTCCAGCAGGTCTTGTTCATCGTCAACAACAAGGATGGTTTGTTTGTCAGGCACGGGCAAAGAGTTTATTAAAGTATTTAGTTGAAGTAACGCAAGTATTACGTTACTTATATATTCCTAATAGTACGAAGCCCCGTCCTCAAATTAAACCTCAACCCTGTTAAATAATTGTTATCTATCCAGTTGGGAGAGGGCTTTTTTGACTAATTTCTGAACGTCTCCATCAATAGATTCGCCTTTTGCTGCCAGTTCTATAGACTCTTCGGCATCCCGTTTTTTAAACCCTAATGATTGAAGCGCCGAGATTGCTTCTTCTTTGACGTTTCCTGATATATTGGTTCCGCTGCCTGGCTGATAGGTGGCATCCACCATTTCTGACATTTTATCTTTGAGTTCCAATATCATGCGTTCGGCCGTTTTTTTGCCGATTCCTTTAATTTTGGATAACGCCGATTTGTCTTTTTGGACAATGGCCCCCGTGATTTCTTGGGCCGGGAGACCGGAAAGGATCGTGAGCCCCAGTTTGGGCCCCACGCCTTTTACCGTAATTAAGAGTTCAAAAAGATCTTTTTCATTCTGATCTAAAAATCCAAAAAGCCGTTGATCATTATCGGTAATATGATGATAGACCAGTAGTTCGACCTCTTCTCCTTCCGAGGGTAGTTTTTCCAAGGTTTGAGATGAAATTTCGAGGGCATATCCTACATCACGGACATCAACGATTAATTGTTCTTCTGCTTTAGCGTGGATAGAACCTTTGAGGTATGCAATCATAAATAATGTTAAAGTGTATCTTCTAAGAACTTATTCGATCGGGATTATTAGCAACAAAGCTTTCCCAGCTGGATTTACTGTTATTCTGATGTCGTTTTTTGTCGGAATTTTGAGTTTGTCCCGGAATGCTATTTTGTTTCATCAGATGACACCAGGCAACGGCAAGGGCATCAGTGGCATCTTTCGAAAGCTTTTCATCGGGCAGGCTAACCATTTTGCGAAGCATAAAAG includes the following:
- a CDS encoding GDCCVxC domain-containing (seleno)protein; translation: MEIATKSVITCPECGHQKEEEMPTGACQYFYECENCNTTLKPKEDDCCVFCSFGSKACPPVQQDQNCC
- the apaG gene encoding Co2+/Mg2+ efflux protein ApaG, which encodes MYQPKFVEVSHDISVEVKPVYLEEESNPIAHKHVFAYFIKIKNMGDEPVQLVSRYWEIEDSQGKDHEITGDGVIGVQPIIQPNDSHSYNSFCVLKSFEGSMQGHYTMKREDGETIEVRIPKFLLVSHLLN
- a CDS encoding glutathione peroxidase codes for the protein MSLTTHVTVDNIYDFKPTNINGKETSLNEFKGEVLLVVNTASECGYTPQYEGLQKLHEKYSKKGFNVLGFPANNFGGQEPGTDKQIKKFCKVNYGVSFPMFSKVSVKGNDQHPLFDHLTSAENPDFTGEIKWNFEKFLISKEGTLLHRFRSDVEPQSKKLTNAIEKALNQ
- a CDS encoding MBL fold metallo-hydrolase, whose amino-acid sequence is MEFTFLGTGTSMGVPIAGGFGKEQLDGDPRNIRWRCSAWVETPKASIVIDTGPEFRLQTIRSGLSQVDLVLITHEHMDHIAGLDDLRPFCYKQEQKIPVYSSASCLKAIRSRFDYMFGPDRYPGATDIELKEIKAPISFRDVNITPLPAIHGNVNVLGYRLNDISYLTDVKEIPEETKSLVRGSEVMVLSGLRWKPEHPTHMTIPEAVAMANKLEIPQTYLIHMNSYVNHQETNKRLPDHVKLAYDQLTIEI
- a CDS encoding mannose-1-phosphate guanylyltransferase, whose protein sequence is MSKITLKNRRDMLHAVVMAGGSGTRFWPRSTEDHPKQFLNIFGDRTMLQSTVDRIESLVPAERVWIITNDKYVDLVQEQLPNVPTQNIVGEPVGRNTAPCVAAAATLIHDRDPDATMVVLPADHLISDTETFLSILESAESKASSDNSLVTIGIKPDRPETGYGYIEFDEQHSDTFKNHNVKRVKQFREKPDRETAETFINAGNFLWNSGMFVWQANTILNEFAQHLPDIAEEINKLQSSLNEKKQKDSIDAFYHACPSISIDYGIMEQSDSVFVVPGSFGWNDVGSWRAVYDLRPKDKDGNVIESEHATLAHAKNNFIQSSSGKMIALIGVENLAVVETDTAIMVCNLDDSQGIKDVVNYMREKDHLKKFV
- a CDS encoding tetratricopeptide repeat protein, translated to MKDVNSETIFLVTGLVTAAAANRDDATLKLAHSLAEEEQYIAAIYMAEKIIEYYPNTSYANSAQKLVDVICHDYLDRTSPIT
- a CDS encoding sensor histidine kinase, which gives rise to MKRNPFKKSSRLAFRSALFSALILGTLTAIGCLTFLNLDWKNALASGTLLAIIACITTYLIIYNLQSSRLETLNEINRNIARKRFRDYEDLRTGGHDELDYLIKQSIRASKTVEREIQRLNRIENYRKEFIGDISHELKTPIFAIQGFIETLLNGAIEDDNVNRKFLKKAMRNVNRLTFLTKDLMEISKLETGELKSEIQDICIGDVIRDVVESLQYKADKEEISLTAEDIPQNVLVSADHNQIKQVLINLVENAIKYNKPKGSVTVGVKPYSQDNSRVLIYVEDTGIGINQQYIDRVTERFFRVDKSRSREKGGTGLGLAIVKHIMEAHGEEFFIESTPNVGSTFSFTLTKVDTPPAEATPPE
- a CDS encoding response regulator transcription factor; the protein is MPDKQTILVVDDEQDLLDLIEYNLQKEGFNVLKAENGLEGIEMAREHNPDLMLLDIMMPKMDGLEVVEKIREDKEVSHIPIIFLTARGDEKTEVEGLDKGGDDYITKPISTTKLISRIKAVLRRFEKTETMTDKIEVHDIVIDKDRYIVSQGDDEYQLPRKEFELLYYLASRKGKVMDRQTLLNHVWGNNVYVVDRTVDVHIRKIREKIGKKYIETVKGVGYRFKE
- the ruvA gene encoding Holliday junction branch migration protein RuvA, whose product is MIAYLKGSIHAKAEEQLIVDVRDVGYALEISSQTLEKLPSEGEEVELLVYHHITDNDQRLFGFLDQNEKDLFELLITVKGVGPKLGLTILSGLPAQEITGAIVQKDKSALSKIKGIGKKTAERMILELKDKMSEMVDATYQPGSGTNISGNVKEEAISALQSLGFKKRDAEESIELAAKGESIDGDVQKLVKKALSQLDR